Proteins encoded by one window of Listeria cossartiae subsp. cossartiae:
- the spoVG gene encoding septation regulator SpoVG gives MEITDVRLRRVETDGRMKAISSITIDGEFVIHDIRVIDGNEGLFVAMPSKRTPDGEFRDIAHPINSGTRAKIQEAVLAAYEVADEPAVAEESSANESVVEEN, from the coding sequence ATGGAGATTACAGATGTGAGATTACGACGTGTTGAGACAGATGGGAGAATGAAAGCTATTTCTTCAATAACGATTGACGGTGAGTTTGTTATTCACGACATTCGTGTCATCGATGGCAACGAGGGATTGTTCGTAGCTATGCCTAGTAAACGTACGCCGGATGGTGAGTTTAGAGATATCGCTCATCCAATTAACTCAGGCACCCGTGCAAAAATTCAAGAAGCCGTTTTAGCTGCTTATGAAGTAGCGGACGAACCAGCAGTAGCTGAAGAAAGTTCTGCAAACGAAAGTGTTGTAGAAGAAAACTAA
- the spoVG gene encoding septation regulator SpoVG has protein sequence MQVTDVRLRRVETDGRMRAIASITLDEEFVVHDIRVIDGNNGLFVAMPSKRGVDGEFRDIAHPINSDTRAKIQEVVLAEYERVGEEEATAVTEEESESVSAE, from the coding sequence ATGCAAGTAACAGATGTGAGATTACGTCGTGTAGAAACTGATGGAAGAATGAGAGCGATTGCTTCAATCACTTTAGATGAGGAATTTGTAGTTCATGATATCCGCGTTATTGATGGGAATAACGGTTTATTCGTAGCTATGCCAAGTAAACGTGGTGTTGACGGTGAATTCCGTGACATCGCTCACCCAATTAATTCCGATACTCGTGCGAAAATTCAAGAAGTAGTTTTAGCTGAATATGAACGCGTTGGTGAAGAAGAAGCAACTGCGGTAACAGAAGAAGAATCTGAGTCCGTTTCTGCTGAATAA
- a CDS encoding ABC transporter ATP-binding protein, protein MPKPLIDMKNLTKTYTLGGETFKALDDVTFTVEQGEFLSIVGPSGSGKSTLMNMIGCLDVPDKGSYHLDDVDVFKLSDNKLSEIRNKKIGFIFQQFNLLPKLSAFENVELPLIYAGLSVSAREKAAIECLEKVGLLEKRRNLPTQLSGGQQQRVAIARALAGNPQILLADEPTGALDSKTGKEVMGILQELNRAGNTIVMITHDPTIASYGTRSIRIQDGKLFHEEATQA, encoded by the coding sequence ATGCCAAAACCGCTAATTGACATGAAAAATTTAACAAAAACGTATACGCTAGGCGGAGAAACTTTTAAAGCATTAGACGATGTTACTTTTACCGTTGAGCAAGGCGAGTTTTTATCCATCGTTGGCCCGTCCGGTTCCGGTAAATCAACTTTAATGAATATGATTGGTTGTTTAGACGTTCCAGATAAAGGCAGCTATCATCTTGATGACGTAGATGTTTTCAAACTAAGCGACAATAAACTATCCGAAATCAGAAACAAAAAAATCGGCTTTATTTTCCAGCAGTTTAATTTACTTCCAAAATTATCTGCTTTTGAAAACGTGGAACTTCCACTCATTTATGCAGGACTAAGTGTTTCTGCTCGAGAAAAAGCAGCAATCGAATGTTTAGAAAAAGTAGGCTTGCTTGAAAAACGCAGAAACTTGCCAACACAACTTTCTGGTGGACAACAACAACGTGTGGCTATCGCGAGAGCACTTGCTGGAAATCCGCAAATTTTACTAGCAGATGAGCCAACTGGTGCACTTGATTCGAAAACAGGTAAAGAAGTAATGGGAATCTTGCAAGAACTGAATCGTGCTGGCAATACTATCGTAATGATCACGCATGATCCAACTATCGCCTCTTACGGTACAAGAAGCATCCGTATTCAAGATGGTAAATTATTCCACGAGGAGGCGACACAAGCATGA
- the purR gene encoding pur operon repressor gives MKIRRSERLIDMTQFLLSHPRKLVPLTMFAERYGSAKSSISEDLVIIKKTFEDRGIGTLETVPGAAGGVQYISIAGNDDVLDFVHTLCNRIAEPNRLLPGGYLYLSDLLGEPVTLKAIGKILATKFNNQKIDAIMTVATKGIPIAQAVAEHLSVPFVIVRRDSKVTEGSTVSINYVSGSSKRIEKMELSKRSLAEGSNVVIVDDFMKAGGTINGMKNLLEEFNAHLVGIGVLVESEYAEERLVDDYVSLVKIKNVNMKEKQIEVVDGNYFNS, from the coding sequence ATGAAGATTCGTCGCAGTGAACGATTAATTGATATGACGCAGTTTCTATTATCGCATCCGCGCAAGTTAGTGCCGCTTACGATGTTTGCTGAACGTTATGGCTCAGCTAAGTCTTCTATTAGTGAAGATTTAGTCATCATAAAGAAAACGTTTGAAGACAGAGGGATTGGTACGCTGGAAACAGTTCCGGGTGCAGCTGGTGGCGTGCAGTACATTTCGATAGCGGGAAATGACGATGTACTGGATTTTGTACACACATTATGTAATAGAATTGCGGAACCAAACCGTTTACTTCCAGGAGGCTATTTGTACCTATCTGATTTGCTAGGGGAACCGGTGACACTCAAAGCAATTGGTAAAATTTTAGCTACGAAATTCAATAACCAAAAAATAGATGCGATTATGACTGTTGCAACAAAAGGTATTCCGATTGCGCAAGCCGTTGCCGAGCATTTAAGCGTCCCATTTGTTATCGTGCGCCGTGATAGCAAAGTGACAGAAGGCTCCACCGTGAGCATTAACTATGTCTCCGGTTCATCTAAACGAATCGAAAAAATGGAACTATCCAAACGCAGCTTAGCGGAAGGCTCCAACGTAGTAATCGTGGACGACTTTATGAAAGCCGGCGGAACGATTAACGGGATGAAAAATCTGCTAGAAGAATTCAATGCGCATTTAGTAGGAATTGGTGTACTAGTCGAATCCGAATACGCGGAAGAACGCCTAGTAGATGATTACGTATCGCTCGTGAAAATAAAAAATGTCAACATGAAAGAAAAACAAATAGAAGTAGTCGATGGTAATTACTTTAATAGTTAA
- a CDS encoding ABC transporter permease — protein MSVLQSMKMAWKQLKASKLRSFLTMLGIIIGVASVILLVSLGNGVTKEVDDQMGDLGSNLITVVNSSVNPNDKYTYDEVMKYQNIDGVKSVSPELSGQVNATFDYKSSSNKVIGTNDQYKAARSLEMKEGRFLLPIDTEYGQKVAVIGSTVASDLFGFGDPIGETVRLNGMPYKVVGVLKEKGASMMGSSDDQIFIPISSAQRLLKDTNVRTIYVETKSAEDVDFVVNTLESRLAIKFGDEKEQEENASSAQMGPSYQVINQQEILNAFNTISTTLTTALGAIAAISLVVGGIGIMNIMLVSVSERTREIGIRKALGAKKRAILLQFLIESIVISVCGGVIGILIGVSGALIFGSVAGISSGITAGTIIFSFVFSLCIGVIFGIAPANKASKLRPIDALRSE, from the coding sequence ATGAGCGTTCTCCAAAGTATGAAAATGGCATGGAAACAATTGAAAGCAAGTAAATTAAGATCGTTTCTAACCATGCTAGGTATTATTATCGGTGTTGCGTCCGTTATTCTATTAGTTTCATTAGGAAATGGCGTAACCAAAGAAGTTGACGATCAAATGGGCGATTTAGGTTCGAACTTAATTACAGTAGTGAATAGTTCCGTTAATCCAAACGACAAATACACGTATGATGAAGTAATGAAATACCAAAATATCGATGGCGTCAAAAGTGTTTCTCCAGAATTATCTGGTCAAGTGAATGCAACTTTTGACTATAAGAGTTCAAGTAATAAAGTAATCGGGACGAATGACCAGTACAAGGCCGCTCGTAGCCTAGAAATGAAAGAAGGGCGTTTCCTACTACCTATCGATACTGAATATGGCCAGAAAGTAGCTGTAATCGGTTCTACGGTAGCGAGCGACCTGTTTGGTTTCGGTGATCCGATTGGTGAGACAGTAAGATTGAACGGAATGCCGTATAAAGTTGTTGGCGTGCTAAAAGAAAAAGGTGCTTCGATGATGGGATCTAGTGATGATCAAATCTTCATTCCAATTTCTTCCGCACAAAGACTACTAAAAGATACAAACGTCCGCACGATTTATGTAGAAACGAAATCCGCTGAAGATGTTGATTTTGTTGTAAATACTTTAGAATCTCGTCTTGCAATTAAATTCGGCGACGAAAAAGAACAAGAAGAAAATGCTTCTTCTGCACAAATGGGACCATCGTATCAAGTAATCAATCAACAAGAAATTCTTAATGCCTTTAACACAATTAGTACAACGCTAACTACTGCGCTTGGTGCAATTGCTGCCATCTCGCTTGTTGTTGGTGGTATCGGAATTATGAACATAATGCTAGTTTCTGTCAGTGAGAGAACGAGAGAAATCGGCATAAGAAAAGCGCTCGGAGCTAAAAAACGAGCCATTTTACTACAATTCCTCATTGAATCAATCGTTATTAGTGTTTGTGGTGGCGTGATTGGGATACTGATCGGTGTGTCAGGAGCGCTTATATTCGGCTCTGTCGCAGGTATATCCTCAGGAATAACAGCGGGAACCATAATCTTCTCCTTTGTATTCTCTTTATGTATCGGAGTAATATTTGGTATCGCACCTGCCAACAAGGCATCAAAATTAAGACCAATTGATGCTTTAAGATCTGAGTAA
- a CDS encoding efflux RND transporter periplasmic adaptor subunit gives MKKWVKWLIVIVIIAVVAVGAVFLLSKNSGSVTQEKLVTAKVKQGDLKINATGTGAISPENTQVPDYDELQLVAQMDELDIPNIKKDQEVKVTVTALPDKTYTGKVKEIAEQGQVQNGVSSFSVIISLDKTDDLKAGMTADASILVKEKKDALYVPIEAVQKDSDDKYYVLVPEEKDNGQTKKVKKFVETGLHNEDNIEITKGVKKDEKVILPTQETATVPGAPS, from the coding sequence ATGAAAAAATGGGTTAAATGGTTAATTGTTATCGTTATTATCGCAGTAGTAGCCGTTGGTGCGGTTTTCTTATTGTCGAAAAATAGTGGCTCCGTAACGCAAGAAAAATTAGTTACAGCTAAAGTAAAACAAGGAGATTTAAAAATTAATGCTACAGGAACCGGCGCAATCTCCCCGGAAAACACACAAGTTCCAGATTACGACGAACTTCAATTAGTAGCGCAAATGGACGAGCTTGATATTCCAAACATCAAGAAAGACCAAGAAGTAAAAGTTACAGTAACAGCACTTCCAGACAAAACTTACACAGGGAAAGTGAAAGAAATCGCAGAACAAGGCCAAGTCCAAAACGGCGTATCTAGCTTCTCGGTAATCATTTCCCTTGATAAAACAGACGACTTAAAAGCAGGTATGACTGCCGATGCTTCCATTTTAGTAAAAGAGAAAAAAGATGCACTATACGTACCAATTGAAGCTGTTCAAAAAGACAGTGACGACAAATATTACGTACTAGTTCCAGAAGAAAAAGACAACGGTCAAACGAAAAAAGTGAAGAAATTCGTAGAAACTGGTCTTCATAACGAAGATAATATCGAAATTACTAAAGGCGTTAAAAAAGACGAAAAAGTAATCCTTCCTACACAAGAAACTGCAACGGTTCCAGGTGCTCCTAGCTAA